One Gadus chalcogrammus isolate NIFS_2021 chromosome 4, NIFS_Gcha_1.0, whole genome shotgun sequence DNA segment encodes these proteins:
- the kynu gene encoding kynureninase gives MIMEPCVAVLERLSVDLGCSPVSRELAAELDRRDELGHLRQQFFLPKVADLPPSDLSLVDGSQECIYFVGNSLGLQPKSTKKYLEEELEKWAKLAIHGHTEGSRPWAWAEETIEQLMGKVVGAKPEEVALMNGLTVNLHLLLLSFYQPTASRHKILMEDKAFPSDHYAVESQIRLKGHDPKESMLCLSPRPGEDTLRTEDILEVIEEQGDSIAVVMFSGVQYYTGQLFDMEAITRAGHKEGCYVGFDCAHAAGNAELKLHDWGVDFACWCTYKYVNSGAGGLAGAFIHEKHADTVRPALLGWWGHDRKTRFQMNNVMELQPGVHGYRLSNQPILLVAPLQASLEIFDMTSMSALRCKSMLLTGYLEYLIQHYYTRDPCRPDHPHVTILTPRDPQQRGCQLSLSFSVPIGRVFLELERRGVACDMREPSVLRVAPVPLYNSFNDVHRFVELLGASLIASGSQK, from the exons ATGATCATGGAGCCTTGCGTCGCAGTGCTGGAGCGTCTATCGGTGGACTTGGGCTGCAGCCCGGTCTCCAGGGAGCTGGCTGCAGAGCTGGACCGGCGGGACGAGCTGGGCCACCTGAGACAGCAGTTCTTCCTGCCGAAAGTAGCGGACCTGCCgccgt CGGATCTTTCGCTGGTTGACGGTAGCCAGGAATGCATTTACTTTGTGGGGAACTCACTGGGGCTTCAACCCAAAAGCACCAAGAAATATCTcgaagaggagctggagaaaTGGGCCAAGTT GGCAATACACGGACACACCGAGGGCAGCAGGCCCTGGGCATGGGCGGAGGAAACCATCGAGCAGCTTATGGGGAAAGTTGTTG GTGCCAAACCAGAGGAAGTAGCTTTGATGAACGGGTTGACCGTTAATTTACACCTACTCCTA CTTTCCTTTTATCAACCGACAGCATCACGTCACAAAATCCTGATGGAGGACAAGGCGTTTCCATCAGACCAT TACGCTGTCGAGTCTCAGATTCGCCTGAAAGGTCACGACCCCAAGGAGAGCATGCTGTGCCTGTCACCAAGACCG GGCGAGGACACGCTGAGGACGGAAGACATCCTGGAGGTAATCGAGGAGCAGGGCGACTCCATCGCCGTGGTGATGTTCAGCGGCGTGCAGTACTACACCGGGCAGCTCTTCGACATGGAAGCCATCACCAGGGCCGGCCATAAGGAG GGTTGCTACGTGGGGTTTGACTGCGCCCATGCAGCAGGGAATGCTGAGCTGAAGCTGCATGACTGGGGGGTGGACTTCGCCTGCTGGTGCACCTATAAG TATGTGAACTCTGGGGCCGGTGGACTGGCGGGAGCGTTTATCCACGAGAAGCATGCCGACACCGTGAGACCGGC GCTCCTAGGGTGGTGGGGACATGACAGAAAAACGCGTTTCCAGATGAATAATG TGATGGAGCTTCAACCAGGCGTGCATGGATACAGATTGTCCAACCAACCCATCCTACTAGTcgcccccctgcaggccagcctGGAG ATCTTCGACATGACCAGCATGTCGGCGCTGCGCTGCAAGTCTATGCTGCTGACGGGTTACCTGGAGTACCTGATCCAGCACTACTACACCCGGGACCCCTGCCGGCCTGACCATCCCCACGTCACCATCCTCACCCCCAGGGACCCCCAGCAGAGGGGCTGCCAGCTGTCCCTGTCCTTCTCAGTGCCCATCGGCAGAGTCTTCCTcgagctggagaggagaggagtggcg TGTGACATGCGGGAGCCAAGCGTGCTGCGTGTGGCCCCCGTGCCTCTTTACAACTCCTTTAATGACGTGCATCGCTTCGTGGAGCTCCTGGGTGCGTCTCTCATCGCCAGCGGGTCTCAGAAGTAG